Proteins encoded together in one Impatiens glandulifera chromosome 1, dImpGla2.1, whole genome shotgun sequence window:
- the LOC124919685 gene encoding pentatricopeptide repeat-containing protein GUN1, chloroplastic, giving the protein MASSTPPPHCSLTTTKPYLPHQPHHLHSHHRHNRPSHQQWTSQKVSLRKASSLPAPSNAVLPPPVPATVPRPLSGTRNFGSLSSLPPARSELSSDFSGRRSTRFVSKLHFGRQKTGVASRHSSSAEEFLHLAVRCSGGDDTYLDSLLMSFESRFAGTDDYIFLLRELGNRGEYSMAKRCFHFAVRRERRRNEQGKLASSMISVLGRLGKVDLAKEVFDTAVREGYGCTVYSYSALISAYAKSGFCEESIKVFKTMKQSGLKPNLVTYNALIDACGKGGAKFELAADIFDEMQKEGVQPDRITFNSLLAVCSGAGMWETAQKLFREMVYRGIDQDIYTYNTLLDVACSGGHMDAAFEIMSEMPRKNILPNEVTYSTMIRGCAKMGRLEKALRLFDEMKFAGINLDRVSYNTLVAIYAGLGRFEDALSVANEMENMGISKDVVTYNALLDGIGKQGKYTKLKELFHQMKLENLSPNLLTFSTLISVYSKDGFYTEAMEVYKEFKETGLKADVVFYSKLIDALCKKGLVESSVSLLEEMTKKGIQPNVVTYNSIINAFGLSRTGYSDIDNNDDTSIEPNDACITSTQFLRSVTNEDAILNIFQELVAGDSSRHLSKKSSKGKQEEVCSVLEVFHKMHQLRIKPNVVTFSAILNACSRCSSFEEASLLLEELRLFDNQVYGVAYGLLRGGYGDNIWTQALSLFDEVKHMDSSTASAFYNALTDMLWHFGQRQGAQLVVLEGKRRHVWENTWSDSCLDLHLMSSGAARAMVHAWLLQIRAVVFQGQQLPKLLSILTGWGKHSKVVGDGSVKRAIEMLLGGMGSPFRVAQCNLGRFIATGALVDAWLRNSCTLRLLLLHDQTTPQTHATTSSCLQPLPL; this is encoded by the exons ATGGCCTCCTCGACTCCTCCACCTCACTGCTCTCTCACCACCACAAAACCCTATCTTCCCCATCAGCCCCACCACCTCCATAGCCACCACCGCCACAACCGGCCGAGCCATCAGCAGTGGACCTCCCAAAAGGTTTCCTTACGCAAAGCTTCCTCCTTGCCGGCCCCGTCAAATGCCGTTTTACCTCCGCCCGTCCCTGCCACTGTTCCTCGCCCGTTATCCGGCACCCGCAACTTTGGCTCGCTATCTTCTCTCCCTCCCGCAAGATCGGAGCTTTCTTCCGATTTTTCAGGTCGACGCTCGACTCGATTCGTCTCCAAATTACATTTCGGCCGCCAGAAGACCGGTGTTGCCAGCCGACACAGTTCTTCTGCCGAGGAGTTTCTTCATCTAGCCGTCAGATGCAGCGGCGGCGATGATACGTATTTAGACTCCTTATTGATGAGTTTTGAATCGAGGTTTGCAGGTACGGACGATTACATATTCTTGCTTCGTGAACTGGGAAATCGGGGGGAATACTCAATGGCAAAGAGATGCTTTCACTTTGCGGTCCGGAGAGAGAGGAGAAGGAACGAACAAGGTAAGCTTGCCAGCTCCATGATTAGTGTTCTAGGAAGACTAGGAAAAGTTGACTTAGCTAAGGAAGTGTTTGATACTGCTGTTAGAGAGGGTTATGGCTGTACGGTCTATTCATATTCAGCTTTAATCAGTGCATATGCAAAGAGTGGGTTTTGCGAGGAGTCTATCAAGGTGTTTAAGACAATGAAACAGTCTGGACTGAAGCCTAATCTAGTCACTTACAATGCCTTGATCGATGCCTGTGGAAAGGGGGGAGCAAAATTTGAACTGGCAGCTGATATATTTGATGAAATGCAAAAAGAAGGGGTTCAGCCTGACAGGATCACATTTAATTCCTTACTTGCTGTTTGTAGTGGTGCAGGGATGTGGGAGACTGCACAGAAGTTATTTAGGGAAATGGTTTATAGAGGGATTGACCAAGATATCTATACTTATAACACTCTTCTGGATGTTGCTTGTAGTGGTGGGCACATGGATGCTGCCTTTGAAATTATGTCAGAAATGCCTAGGAAGAATATATTGCCTAATGAGGTTACCTATAGCACTATGATTCGAGGATGTGCCAAGATGGGGAGGTTAGAGAAGGCTCTAAGATTGTTTGATGAAATGAAATTTGCGGGTATTAATCTGGACAGGGTTTCTTATAACACATTAGTTGCAATTTATGCCGGTCTTGGTAGGTTTGAGGATGCACTTAGTGTTGCTAACGAGATGGAGAATATGGGGATTAGCAAGGATGTCGTAACCTATAATGCACTCCTTGATGGTATTGGGAAGCAAGGAAAGTATACCAAACTTAAAGAATTGTTTCATCAGATGAAATTGGAGAATCTTTCCCCAAATCTGTTGACATTCTCGACTTTAATCAGTGTGTACTCCAAAGATGGTTTTTATACAGAAGCAATGGAAGTCTATAAAGAATTCAAAGAAACAGGCCTGAAGGCAGATGTTGTGTTTTACAGTAAGCTGATTGATGCATTGTGCAAAAAAGGACTAGTAGAGTCTTCTGTTTCATTACTTGAGGAGATGACAAAGAAAGGGATTCAACCCAATGTTGTAACTTATAATTCTATAATCAATGCCTTTGGCTTGTCAAGAACTGGATACTCTGACATAGACAATAATGATGATACAAGTATTGAACCAAATGATGCATGCATAACTTCTACACAGTTTCTTCGATCAGTAACTAACGAAGATGCCATTTTGAACATATTCCAAGAGCTGGTGGCTGGAGATAGCAGCAGACACCTTTCAAAGAAAAGTAGCAAAGGGAAACAAGAGGAGGTTTGTTCTGTGTTGGAAGTTTTCCACAAGATGCATCAACTGAGAATAAAACCAAATGTGGTCACTTTTTCAGCAATTCTGAATGCGTGCAG CCGTTGCAGCTCATTTGAAGAAGCTTCATTGCTATTGGAGGAACTTCGTTTGTTTGACAACCAAGTTTATGGAGTGGCATATGGACTTCTGAGAGGAGGCTATGGAGATAATATATGGACACAAGCTTTATCTCTTTTTGATGAGGTGAAGCATATGGATTCCTCTACAGCTTCTGCCTTCTATAATGCGTTGACTGACATGCTGTGGCATTTTGGCCAG AGACAAGGAGCTCAACTTGTGGTGCTGGAAGGAAAACGACGTCATGTGTGGGAGAACACATGGTCTGATTCTTGCTTAGATCTACATCTGATGTCCTCCGGTGCTGCCAGAGCTATGGTTCATGCCTGGCTGCTCCAAATACGTGCTGTTGTTTTCCAAGGACAACAACTGCCAAAGTTATTAAG CATCTTAACTGGATGGGGGAAACATAGCAAAGTGGTTGGTGATGGAAGTGTAAAGAGAGCAATAGAGATGCTTCTTGGTGGGATGGGATCCCCATTTAGAGTTGCACAATGCAATCTCGGGAGGTTCATAGCTACTGGGGCTCTTGTTGATGCATGGTTGAGAAACTCATGCACCCTCAGACTCCTCCTTCTCCACGATCAAACGACTCCTCAAACTCATGCTACAACATCATCATGTCTACAACCTCTTCCCTTATAG
- the LOC124921619 gene encoding protein PLANT CADMIUM RESISTANCE 10 encodes MGGHSGYRPPPYIPLGQSDLEAVEEVVQSSATAHAPSALHPRPPQWSSGICACFDDMESCFIGLVCPFYLFGKNAEHLGSGTFMGPCTTHLIFWALMNMVCCTLSDGVLLGLPGCFIACYACGYRKTLRTMYNLPEAPCGDFVSHFFCHLCAICQEYREIRERLGASNSVDSNSATVVAPTLQTMK; translated from the exons ATGGGAGGCCATAGCGGTTACAGGCCACCTCCTTACATACCTCTGGGACAATCAGATCTAGAAGCAGTAGAAGAAGTTGTTCAATCGAGTGCAACTGCTCATGCACCTTCTGCTCTTCATCCCCGGCCTCCACAGTGGTCTTCTGGAATCTGTGCTTGTTTTGATGATATGGAGAGCT GCTTCATAGGTCTTGTCTGCCCTTTCTATCTCTTTGGAAAAAATGCAGAACATTTGGGTTCTGGGACTTTCATGGGACCGTGCACGACCCATCTAATATTCTGGGCTCTAATGAATATGGTCTGCTGCACATTATCTGATGGAGTTCTCTTGGGACTACCTGGATGCTTTATCGCATGTTATGCCTGTGGTTATCGCAAGACCCTAAGGACAATGTATAACTTACCG GAGGCACCTTGTGGAGATTTCGTGTCTCATTTTTTCTGCCATTTGTGCGCCATTTGTCAAGAATATAGAGAAATCCGTGAAAGACTTGGTGCTTCAAACTCGGTTGATTCGAACTCTGCTACAGTTGTGGCCCCTACTCTACAAACAATGAAATGA